Part of the Tetragenococcus koreensis genome, ATTGGTGGGACGGTTTAGACGATTCAACGCAATCGACACTCGGCGGTATAGCAAAATACGCAGGAATTACTTTGGTTGCAATTGGTCCACTGCTAACGATATTCGGTAAGATAACTAAAGCCATAGGTGGTATGTTTGGTACATTCGGCAAACTTGCAGGCGGCATAACTAAAATTGCATTCGCTGCAAAAGATGCTGGTAGTTTGATGGGCGGTTTAACATCTGTTTTTCCTAAGTTGGGAGGAGCGTTATCTGTTTTAACTGGACCCATAGGAATTACGGTTGGTATTATTGCCGCACTAGGCGCGGCGTTTGTAATCGCCTATAAAAAATCCGAGACATTTAGGAATATTGTAAATAGCGCATTTGAAGGTATAAAAAATGTGATAAGCACAGTGTGGAATAGTGTCTTGAAACCTGTTCTTACTGCTCTTGGAAGTATTTTCCAAGAAGTGTGGGGGCAAATAAGCAATGCAGCTACTCAAATTTTGCCGTCTTTACAAGTAATATTTACTACTGTATTTGATGCTATAAGTAATAAAGTAAACTTTTTTGTCAACATCTTTAAAATAGGATTTGCAGCAATTTCCTCCGTTGTATCTTATGTTATGCCAGGAATTAAAGCTGTAATCCAAAATGTTTTTGATGGTATTAAAAATATTATCGCTGGTGCTGTAGATGTGATTCTAGGTATTGTAAAAACCTATGTCGGACTGTTCAGCGGTAATTTTAAGTTGATGTGGTCTGGCATCAAACAGATATTCAGCGGTGCAATTAGTGTTGTTGTTGGACTGATACAAACGAGTTTTGTTGGAACCATCATATCATTTATTAGTGGTATGTGGGGCAAAATACAACCGATTTTAATGGCTATGTGGAACGGAATAAAATTCATATTTACTTCAATCGGTAATTTCATGAAAAATATTTGGAAAAGTATTTCGACCGCAGTTGTTAACTTCGTTAAAGGTCTATGGTCTGGTACAAAAAACGTATTTACATCCATGTGGAATGGTATTCAGTCAATATTTAATTCCATAAGAAACTTTTTAACCAACATTTGGAATGCAATTAAAAATGGTGTTATAAACCGAGCTAAAGGACTTTGGAATGGAGTTAAAGCTGCATTCAACGCGCTTAAAAAAGGTACAACTGCGATATTCAATGCGGTTAAAAACTTTGCGTTGAAAGTATGGACCAACATTAAAAACAGCGTCGTAAACCGAGGTAAAGCTTTATGGTCCGGCATTAAAAATACATGGAACAACCTTAAAAAAGGTACAACTAATTTATTCAACTCAGTTGGTAGTTTCATGAGTTCTAAATGGAATAGCATCAAATCCGGAACGGTTAATAAAGCCAAAGCTCTTTGGAATGGTGTAAAAAATACATTTAACTCGCTTAAAAGTGGTGTATCCAGCATTTTCAATAGCGTGAAAAACACCATTATAAAAATCTGGTCAACTATCAAAAGCAAAGTACAAGGTTTTGTAAATGGCATGAAAGACGGTGTCACAGGCACTCTCGGTAAGATGCGTGATTCCATTAAAAAAATCGTTGATAAAATCAAAGGCTACTTTACTGGCATGGTTGAAGGTGTTGTTGATGGACTAAACAAACTTATCGATGGAGTCAATTGGGTTGGCGATAAATTAGGCATGGGAAAAATTGATCCTATCAAGCTATCCACTGGTACCGAGCACACAGAAACTAGAAATTTAATTACTAACGGTAAAGTCAACCAAGACACTTTAGCCACTGTGGGCGATAAAGGAAAAGGTAACGGCCCGGGCGGTTTCAGGCACGAAATGATTCGTTATCCTAACGGAAAAATGTTTATGACACCTGGCCGTGATTCGACAGCTTATTTACCTAAAGGGTCATCGGTTTATAACGGCATGCAAACCCACGCAATGCTAAATGGCATGCCTGCTTTTGCTAACGGCACTTGGTGGGATAAAACCAAGGACTTTGCCTCTGGCGCATTTAACAAAGCAAAAGATGCTGTCAGCAAAAGTAAAGATTGGTTAGCTGACAAAGTAGGCGACGTCTGGGACTGGGTAAGCAAACCCGGAAAACTTGTTGATAAAGTGATCAAAGCATTTGGCGTTGATTTCGACTGGATCCAAGGTTCATTGCCTAAAGATATGATGGGTGCGATGTTTAAAAAAATTAAAACCGCTGCGAAAGATTTATTCACATCCTGGTTTGATGATGCAGGTGGCGGTGATTTTGACGGCGAGATACAAAAAGGCGGCAAAGGTAACGGCGTATTTAAATATCTAGTCGATATCGCAAATAAAGTTGTTAAAAAATTTAATATGGCCGGTATTACTTCCGGCTACCGTCCAGGAGATCCCAATCATCATGGTAAAAGACAAGCGATTGACGTGGCTTTCCCATCAGGCATGAACGGTAGTAAGAAATACGTTGATCCTGCCAACTGGGCTTTTAATAACTTTAAAGACCAAGTAGGATATGTTATTGCTTTGAACCGTATTAAAGACCGTACAGGCGACGGCGGACAAGGTAAAACAAATTCTTGGAAACACTGGCCATATGGTGGCCACATGGACCACTTGCATATCTCTGGCGCTTTAGGTAAAGGAGATATCAGTAAAGACGGTGGCGGTGCAGCAGGAAACTGGAAATCACAGATTCGCAAAGCTGCTAAACAAATGAAAGCTAGCGTTAGTGGCAGCCAGGTTAACCAAATTGCAAAAATGATTCAAGCCGAATCTGGTGGAAATCAAAAAGTAAACCAAAAAATTCATGACGTTAACTCGACAAATGGCTCAGGCGGGGCGAAAGGTTTACTGCAATATATCCAATCCACATTTAACGCGTTCGCAGCTAAAGGTCACAAAAATATTTACAGTGGCTACGATCAGTTGCTGGCTTTATTTAACAACAGCAATTGGAAGCGTGACATTGCGCCTAATGGTGGTTGGGGACCACGTG contains:
- a CDS encoding tape measure protein, with amino-acid sequence MAERIKGLQIDLSLDSMNVSKGLAGVKREMRALNSSMKVSNNNFKNGDKSASAYKDRMSELQTAVDGSSKHLDQLKSAHADVVAEQGAGSKAALGYANEINRETDTLNMFQSQLQSVTDEYRNNYSVGGKISNTFKSIGSSMQTAGDKMQGVGKSFTSYITKPAGIAATAVGGLTAKLGFDRLVGLDTAKAKLEGLGYSTKEVGSITDQVTKAIDGGMTTMAEGTDVAAGALAAGVKEGKDLEKYIKLVGDAAVGSNRPVADMAQIFNRVQGQGKLMTQELNMVEEGMPGFSNAMAKHLGVSYDAFREMVTKGKVTSKDFLTVMDDFAGGMAGAYSKSWQGMVQNTKAYIGQIGESLLGGVFEQAKGSLHDFEDILKSPAAQEWAKQTGQKIAETFTTIGNQIKGVINWWDGLDDSTQSTLGGIAKYAGITLVAIGPLLTIFGKITKAIGGMFGTFGKLAGGITKIAFAAKDAGSLMGGLTSVFPKLGGALSVLTGPIGITVGIIAALGAAFVIAYKKSETFRNIVNSAFEGIKNVISTVWNSVLKPVLTALGSIFQEVWGQISNAATQILPSLQVIFTTVFDAISNKVNFFVNIFKIGFAAISSVVSYVMPGIKAVIQNVFDGIKNIIAGAVDVILGIVKTYVGLFSGNFKLMWSGIKQIFSGAISVVVGLIQTSFVGTIISFISGMWGKIQPILMAMWNGIKFIFTSIGNFMKNIWKSISTAVVNFVKGLWSGTKNVFTSMWNGIQSIFNSIRNFLTNIWNAIKNGVINRAKGLWNGVKAAFNALKKGTTAIFNAVKNFALKVWTNIKNSVVNRGKALWSGIKNTWNNLKKGTTNLFNSVGSFMSSKWNSIKSGTVNKAKALWNGVKNTFNSLKSGVSSIFNSVKNTIIKIWSTIKSKVQGFVNGMKDGVTGTLGKMRDSIKKIVDKIKGYFTGMVEGVVDGLNKLIDGVNWVGDKLGMGKIDPIKLSTGTEHTETRNLITNGKVNQDTLATVGDKGKGNGPGGFRHEMIRYPNGKMFMTPGRDSTAYLPKGSSVYNGMQTHAMLNGMPAFANGTWWDKTKDFASGAFNKAKDAVSKSKDWLADKVGDVWDWVSKPGKLVDKVIKAFGVDFDWIQGSLPKDMMGAMFKKIKTAAKDLFTSWFDDAGGGDFDGEIQKGGKGNGVFKYLVDIANKVVKKFNMAGITSGYRPGDPNHHGKRQAIDVAFPSGMNGSKKYVDPANWAFNNFKDQVGYVIALNRIKDRTGDGGQGKTNSWKHWPYGGHMDHLHISGALGKGDISKDGGGAAGNWKSQIRKAAKQMKASVSGSQVNQIAKMIQAESGGNQKVNQKIHDVNSTNGSGGAKGLLQYIQSTFNAFAAKGHKNIYSGYDQLLALFNNSNWKRDIAPNGGWGPRGSRRFATGGLINSPGWYNLAEDGHGEYVIPRDPSRQSDAMKLLSIAANDIDRKKNNNKRPNQMRMPNDNGTDDSLIKRFVSLMEESTELLREIKDKNSDVVMDGYSVGRIVADPVSKEMSRNERNENRRKGRIR